The Betaproteobacteria bacterium genome contains the following window.
TGATGCAATAGGCAAAAATGCCGTCCCGACCAAGTTCTCTGACCGCCTGGCGGGCGTCCTCGATCAAAAGTCGGCCGTCCGGCGCGTCCACGTCCGACGGCTCACCGTCGGTGAGAACCAGCATCAGTTTTTTGTCTGCCCGGCGCGCCCCGAGCGTGTGCGCGGCGTGTCGCATGGCGGCACCCATGCGGGTGGAGAAGCTGGCATTCATCGCCGCCAGGCGCGCCTTGACGTCGTCGCTCCAGCCTTCGGAAAAGCCCTTGATGTGGTAGTAGCGCACATCGTGCCGGGTGTTGGAGTGGAAGCCACCGATTGCGAAAGGGTCGCCCAGTCGGTCGATGGCCCAGGCAAGCAATGACACTGCTTCCTGGCTCAGTTCAAGAATCGTCTGATCCGATCCCGCCGCTTTGGCGCCCAGCGATTCCGAGAGGTCAAGCAGGAGCAGCACGGCCACGTCACGACCGGCCGTCTGGTGGCTCATGTTGATGCGCGGGTCCGGCGTGGCGCCGCTCCTGAAGTCGATGAGCGAACGCAGGGCCACGTCCAGGTCCAGCTCGCTGCCTTCTTCCTGGTAGCGAATGCGAACCTTGTCCTGCGGCTTGAGCAGGTCCAGCAACCGCTTCAGGCGCTTGGCCAATGCCTCGTGCTTCAGCAGCAGCCGGTCGATATCGGCAGCGTTGCCCTTGGGGTGCAGCGATTCGTAGACGCTGACCCAGTCAGGCCGGTAGGTCTGGCTGGTGTAATCCCATTCCGGATAATGGCGCGGCGGAAGACGATCGGCCTCCTGCGTTTTGTGCCTGCGCGCGTGGTCGAAGGATTCTTCTTCGTCTCCCTCCTCGATGAAGGACCACATCTGCCGGTTGTCGTCGCGATAATCGACAACGGAATCGTCGAAGTGGATGTTGGCGTACTGGTCGCTTTGGCGGCGGGTGCGCGCAACGTAATCGATCGCCAGATCGGCGAAGCAGCGGGTCGTCGCTTCGCGATTGGCGAGTGCGACGTGAAATCGATCGACAAACTCCCGTAGGTCCGGGTCGCGATAACCATGCTGCGGGTCCAGCAGCGCGCGCGACAGCATTGCCAGCCGATGGCGAAGACATGATTGCGTTTCCGGGTTGCAGGCATCTTCCTTGGGTTGCGGATGCAGCGCCAGCAAAATGCGCGTTAGCCCCGGATACTCAAGCCCGAGCAGGTTATCGACGCGGCAATCCTCAAAAGTCTCTATGGCCAACCGCTGGAAGGGGCTGTAGTTGTCGGCGATCACGGGTTTCGTCCAGCGCCGGTGACCCACCATGTGCGCGAGCGTCGCCCGGTAGCGGTCGAGGCCGCTCACTGTACCAAGTGGGCCGTGGGCATCGTCGTAGACGTCCGGCACCCGCAATCCCAGCTTGTCACAGTAAGGGACCGGCTTGCGGATATCGTCGAAGGCCGTGGAGTAGGGCACTAGTTGCTCGTGGTCGCGCCACAAGGCCCACATGTATAAATCCAGCCGGCGTTCCGCATCGACAAACAAGGTGCCGTGGCGCTCACGTTGCAGCACGGCACGGCTGTCCGCCAACTTGAGGCTGAAGTACTCTTGTTGCCGCTGGGGGTGGCGAAGGTAATTGCGGATGCCGTATTCGACCCAGTTCTTCAGGCCGGCGATGGCAAGCTGGCCCAGCAGAAACGGCGCTTGCGCGAAGAAGTCCGGCAGGCCGGGGCTCGGAAAGGTCTGGTGATGGCCGTGGATGGAGCCGGTGGTACGCACCATCAGGTCACGCGCAATGTCGAGGTAATGGTCGAATTGATCCGGTGAAGGCAGGCGACGGGCAACCGGCGCCAGCGTCTGCATGAATGGCGCGATGGCCTTGCCGTTGGGCGATTTCTGGATCGCTTGTACGAGGTGCATGGCGGCCGGCAACGCTTCCTCGCCGACCGCAACTGCCGCCGCAGGCCAGGCTTCCAGAAAGGCGAGGATCGGTTCGACGCCGCGGCCGAGCTTGCCAAGGGTGCGCGCGCTGTCCACATAGGCCTCGACTCCCTGGCGCGACAACGTGGCCAACGCCTCATAAAGGCACTCCTCGAACACGTTGGCCACCTGGGCAAAGCCGCAGTCCAGCTGCGACCAGTAGGCGCAGGTCTGAGGGTGCTGGAAACGGCTCGCTGCGTCGTTCCTGGCCGCAGTCACGAGGGCGTTCCTCTCAGGCGAAGACGGCGTCGATGGCGTGATCGAGGGTCTCGCGAATGTCGGCGTCATCCGTGATGGGTCGGATGATGGCCATGCGGCAGGCGCTGCGTGGCGCGACGCCCTGGTTGATCAGCATGGCGGCATGGATCAGCAGACGTGTCGAGGCACCTTCGTCGAGCCCGTGACCTTTCAGA
Protein-coding sequences here:
- a CDS encoding nitric oxide reductase activation protein NorD, with the protein product MTPTFARPSITPSTPSSPERNALVTAARNDAASRFQHPQTCAYWSQLDCGFAQVANVFEECLYEALATLSRQGVEAYVDSARTLGKLGRGVEPILAFLEAWPAAAVAVGEEALPAAMHLVQAIQKSPNGKAIAPFMQTLAPVARRLPSPDQFDHYLDIARDLMVRTTGSIHGHHQTFPSPGLPDFFAQAPFLLGQLAIAGLKNWVEYGIRNYLRHPQRQQEYFSLKLADSRAVLQRERHGTLFVDAERRLDLYMWALWRDHEQLVPYSTAFDDIRKPVPYCDKLGLRVPDVYDDAHGPLGTVSGLDRYRATLAHMVGHRRWTKPVIADNYSPFQRLAIETFEDCRVDNLLGLEYPGLTRILLALHPQPKEDACNPETQSCLRHRLAMLSRALLDPQHGYRDPDLREFVDRFHVALANREATTRCFADLAIDYVARTRRQSDQYANIHFDDSVVDYRDDNRQMWSFIEEGDEEESFDHARRHKTQEADRLPPRHYPEWDYTSQTYRPDWVSVYESLHPKGNAADIDRLLLKHEALAKRLKRLLDLLKPQDKVRIRYQEEGSELDLDVALRSLIDFRSGATPDPRINMSHQTAGRDVAVLLLLDLSESLGAKAAGSDQTILELSQEAVSLLAWAIDRLGDPFAIGGFHSNTRHDVRYYHIKGFSEGWSDDVKARLAAMNASFSTRMGAAMRHAAHTLGARRADKKLMLVLTDGEPSDVDAPDGRLLIEDARQAVRELGRDGIFAYCISLDPKADEYVADIFGHHFSVIDNIQRLPEKLPELFMALTK